In one Haloplanus salinus genomic region, the following are encoded:
- a CDS encoding alkaline phosphatase family protein, protein MGLFDRLRGEDHPRVAFVGIDGVPFSLLEKHPAEFPNFAALADEGSAGAIDSIVPPESSACWPALTTGVNPGETGVYGFQDREVGSYDTYVPMGQDVQAPRIWDRLDEAGREATVMNVPVTFPPQRNVQRMVSGFLSPGVDKAAHPDELRDYLQSIEYAIDVNAKLGHKEDKSDFVEDAHETIETRFEAFSHYLQQDDWDLFFGVFMTTDRVNHFLFKDYERDGENKEAFMDFYRTVDDYVGRIREMLPDDVTLVVASDHGFTSLDYEVHCNAWLEEEGWLSFEDDDHDDLTDIAEESRAYSLIPGRFYINLEGREPRGSVPEAEYEAVRAELKSALESLEGPEGDEVCERVVEKEDAFRGEHDDIAPDLVAIPNHGFDLKSGFKSHDDVFDVGPRNGMHSFDNATLFVDDPSASIADADLFDIAPTILDLMDVDYGRTDFDGGSLVTSK, encoded by the coding sequence ATGGGACTGTTCGATCGACTGCGCGGTGAGGATCACCCGCGCGTCGCGTTCGTCGGCATCGACGGGGTGCCGTTTAGCCTCCTCGAGAAGCATCCGGCGGAGTTTCCGAACTTCGCGGCGCTCGCCGACGAGGGGAGTGCGGGAGCCATCGACAGTATCGTGCCACCGGAGTCGAGCGCGTGCTGGCCGGCGCTCACGACGGGCGTCAATCCCGGCGAGACCGGCGTCTACGGCTTTCAAGACCGCGAGGTCGGTTCGTACGACACCTACGTCCCGATGGGACAGGACGTCCAAGCGCCGCGCATCTGGGACCGACTCGACGAGGCCGGCCGGGAGGCGACGGTGATGAACGTCCCCGTCACGTTCCCACCGCAACGAAACGTCCAGCGGATGGTGTCGGGCTTTCTCTCGCCCGGCGTCGACAAGGCCGCCCACCCGGACGAACTCCGCGACTACCTGCAGTCGATCGAGTACGCCATCGACGTGAACGCCAAGCTCGGCCACAAGGAGGATAAAAGCGACTTCGTCGAGGACGCCCACGAGACGATCGAGACACGCTTCGAAGCGTTCTCCCACTACCTCCAGCAGGACGACTGGGACCTGTTTTTCGGCGTCTTCATGACGACCGACCGAGTCAACCACTTCCTGTTCAAGGATTACGAGCGCGACGGCGAGAACAAGGAGGCGTTCATGGACTTCTACCGGACGGTCGACGACTACGTCGGCCGTATCCGCGAGATGCTGCCCGACGACGTGACCCTCGTCGTCGCCAGCGACCACGGCTTCACCTCGCTCGACTACGAGGTCCACTGCAACGCGTGGCTCGAGGAGGAGGGGTGGCTCTCATTCGAGGACGACGACCACGACGACCTGACGGACATCGCCGAGGAGTCCCGGGCGTACTCGCTCATCCCCGGTCGGTTCTACATCAACCTTGAGGGCCGCGAACCTCGGGGTTCGGTTCCCGAGGCGGAGTACGAGGCGGTTCGCGCCGAACTGAAGTCGGCGCTCGAATCGCTGGAGGGACCGGAGGGGGACGAGGTGTGCGAGCGGGTCGTCGAGAAGGAAGACGCATTCCGGGGCGAACACGACGACATCGCTCCCGACTTAGTCGCCATCCCGAACCACGGCTTCGATCTCAAATCCGGATTCAAGAGCCACGACGACGTGTTCGACGTGGGGCCACGCAACGGGATGCACAGTTTCGACAACGCGACGCTCTTCGTCGACGACCCGTCCGCCTCCATCGCCGACGCCGACCTGTTCGATATCGCGCCGACCATCCTCGACCTGATGGACGTCGACTACGGACGCACCGACTTCGACGGCGGGAGTCTCGTCACGTCGAAGTAG
- a CDS encoding type II secretion system protein, whose amino-acid sequence MSRPIVERLAGWWPLAVDPAPETDRALAYLEASVDAETLDAASRAVAALVVVVAVGAGVSVAAVATTRLGIGVASAGTATGVAVPLGASRGVRFLSTVARTRALGAAASLVGRAALRLRIDPTVERAAAFAARTGRGSLAASLGEHVERAAGTPRNGIDAFAHEWSDRFPALERAVTRLDAAASAPTAERDRHLDRAVEAALDGVREELASFTGEIRGPVTGLYAFGVLLPLALIGVLPAARATGVRLSIPMIVALYDVVLPAVVVAAGAWILARRPVAFPPPRVGRDHPELPNRRHYAVAYGVVAAAVGGYVATQLVGPWAAPVAAAGLGVGVGLVADARPAMRVHERVRAVESDLGDACHLVGRRVAAGEAVETAIADAAAQLTGATGAMLADAADRQRRLGVTVSEAFDGETGALATLPSRRAREVATLFALAATEGRPAGEALVTTAEHVAELDRVEREARRELTRVTDTLSNTAAAFGPIVGGTTVALSAHVTRTSTTAQFGAAPLPTAELGLAVGAYVLWLAAALTVLSTGVTYGIDRTLVGHRVGVALCLATACYLAAFVGAGLFL is encoded by the coding sequence ATGAGCCGCCCGATCGTCGAACGGCTCGCCGGCTGGTGGCCGTTGGCCGTCGATCCGGCTCCGGAAACCGATCGGGCGCTGGCGTATCTGGAAGCCAGCGTCGACGCCGAGACGCTCGACGCGGCGTCGCGGGCCGTCGCGGCCCTCGTCGTCGTCGTCGCGGTCGGTGCCGGCGTGTCGGTGGCTGCGGTCGCGACCACACGACTCGGCATCGGCGTCGCGTCCGCCGGCACGGCCACCGGCGTCGCCGTACCGCTCGGCGCGAGTCGGGGGGTGCGATTCCTGTCGACGGTGGCCCGCACCCGAGCGCTCGGTGCCGCCGCCTCGCTCGTCGGCCGGGCGGCCCTCCGGTTGCGGATCGATCCGACGGTCGAGCGAGCGGCGGCGTTCGCCGCCCGCACCGGGCGCGGATCGCTCGCGGCGAGTCTCGGCGAACACGTCGAACGGGCTGCGGGGACACCACGAAACGGGATCGACGCGTTCGCACACGAGTGGAGCGACCGCTTCCCGGCGCTCGAACGGGCGGTGACGCGACTGGACGCCGCCGCGTCCGCACCCACGGCCGAACGCGACCGGCATCTCGACCGGGCCGTCGAGGCGGCACTCGACGGCGTTCGGGAGGAGCTGGCCTCGTTCACGGGCGAGATCAGAGGGCCCGTCACGGGACTGTACGCTTTCGGCGTTCTCCTGCCGCTCGCGTTGATCGGCGTCCTGCCGGCGGCACGGGCGACGGGCGTCAGACTCTCCATACCTATGATCGTCGCGCTGTACGACGTCGTGCTACCCGCGGTGGTAGTCGCGGCGGGGGCGTGGATTCTCGCTCGTCGCCCCGTCGCCTTTCCGCCGCCGCGGGTCGGTCGCGACCACCCCGAGCTACCGAACCGTCGCCACTACGCCGTGGCGTACGGCGTCGTCGCGGCAGCGGTCGGTGGCTACGTCGCGACGCAACTGGTCGGCCCGTGGGCGGCGCCGGTCGCCGCAGCCGGCCTCGGAGTCGGCGTCGGCCTCGTCGCCGACGCCCGCCCGGCGATGCGGGTGCACGAGCGTGTCCGCGCCGTCGAATCCGACCTCGGCGACGCTTGCCATCTCGTAGGGCGACGCGTAGCGGCGGGGGAGGCCGTCGAGACGGCTATCGCCGACGCGGCGGCGCAACTGACTGGGGCGACCGGTGCGATGCTGGCCGATGCAGCGGATCGACAGCGACGGCTTGGCGTTACGGTCAGCGAGGCCTTCGACGGCGAGACCGGCGCCCTCGCGACGCTCCCGAGTCGGCGGGCGCGCGAGGTGGCGACGCTTTTCGCACTCGCCGCGACCGAGGGTCGACCGGCCGGCGAGGCCCTAGTCACGACGGCCGAGCACGTCGCGGAACTCGATCGGGTCGAGCGCGAGGCGCGCCGGGAACTGACACGGGTGACGGATACGCTGTCGAACACGGCTGCAGCGTTCGGCCCGATCGTCGGCGGGACGACGGTGGCACTGTCGGCTCACGTCACGCGGACGAGTACGACCGCGCAGTTCGGGGCCGCCCCGCTCCCGACGGCCGAGTTAGGGCTAGCCGTGGGTGCGTACGTCCTCTGGCTCGCCGCAGCGCTTACCGTGCTCTCGACCGGAGTGACGTACGGGATCGATCGGACGCTCGTCGGCCACCGCGTCGGCGTCGCCCTCTGTCTCGCCACCGCCTGCTATCTCGCGGCGTTCGTGGGCGCCGGCCTCTTCCTCTGA
- a CDS encoding DUF7285 family protein: MSRSSAKGQVEPIAALVCLLAVCAAVSTYATVLGKAGYETERDVAPPTLDRVVDRLAVGGVLVPDRRERARAAGPRGYRLNVTVAAAGKRWHAGPTPPGRRADTDTAARTIGVRLAPGRVRPGRVHVEVWT; this comes from the coding sequence ATGTCACGCTCGTCGGCTAAGGGGCAGGTCGAGCCGATTGCTGCGCTCGTCTGCCTGCTGGCGGTGTGTGCCGCCGTCTCGACGTACGCGACGGTGCTCGGGAAAGCCGGATACGAGACGGAACGGGACGTAGCGCCGCCGACGCTCGACCGCGTCGTCGACCGCCTCGCGGTCGGCGGCGTCCTCGTCCCCGACCGGAGGGAACGAGCCCGGGCTGCCGGGCCGAGGGGGTACCGACTCAACGTCACGGTGGCGGCGGCGGGGAAGCGCTGGCACGCGGGGCCGACGCCGCCGGGGCGGCGGGCGGACACTGATACCGCGGCGCGAACTATCGGCGTCCGACTGGCGCCGGGGCGGGTTCGCCCCGGCCGGGTCCACGTGGAGGTGTGGACGTGA
- a CDS encoding DUF7310 family coiled-coil domain-containing protein — MDDRLEERVAALERSLTDGHADDGLPDAARMDARLDELEATVDGVEDRVAELDAAVQALRGFAGGVRAVDEAVERRADAAVARVDRLEADIAEVREAVAERAAGGADEPAGRDRDAAPRRGARTTSRRDRDRCERGVAGDATEGDDRRRGHGGSLAGEVAANADAALAEAAAMETGSDDDGDDRSLAERIRRLL; from the coding sequence ATGGACGACCGATTGGAAGAACGCGTCGCAGCCCTCGAACGCTCGCTCACCGACGGCCACGCCGACGACGGACTCCCCGACGCCGCACGGATGGACGCCCGCCTCGACGAACTCGAGGCGACCGTCGACGGTGTCGAGGATCGGGTGGCCGAACTCGACGCGGCGGTGCAGGCGCTCCGTGGCTTCGCCGGCGGCGTTCGAGCGGTCGACGAGGCGGTCGAGCGGCGAGCGGACGCCGCCGTCGCCAGGGTCGACCGGCTCGAAGCCGACATAGCGGAGGTGCGCGAGGCGGTGGCCGAGCGAGCGGCGGGCGGCGCGGACGAACCGGCCGGTCGGGACCGCGACGCGGCCCCGCGTCGTGGCGCACGCACCACCTCACGGCGCGACCGGGATCGGTGCGAACGGGGCGTCGCGGGCGACGCTACGGAGGGAGACGACCGCCGTCGCGGCCACGGCGGATCGCTGGCCGGCGAGGTGGCGGCCAACGCCGACGCCGCCCTCGCCGAGGCGGCCGCGATGGAAACGGGGTCGGACGACGACGGCGACGACCGGTCGCTCGCCGAGCGGATCCGTCGGCTCCTGTGA
- a CDS encoding DUF7283 family protein, which yields MIGVPVDAWYVWLGLSLASVALVGVGATLPTAPPPAAADAADTVDRTAATAYPATAEHPLDAESVRVGSRRLGLRNDAGTTHATFAFGPVTPAVGTPGLRAILHGAPPGSRFDSGEALCATGRDARQRAPRWRPIDRPLIVRHVVWEGCDVTLVG from the coding sequence ATGATCGGTGTTCCAGTCGACGCGTGGTACGTGTGGCTCGGCCTGTCGCTCGCGAGCGTCGCGCTCGTGGGCGTCGGGGCGACGCTCCCGACGGCACCGCCGCCGGCGGCGGCGGACGCCGCGGACACGGTCGATCGAACGGCTGCGACGGCCTATCCGGCGACCGCCGAACATCCACTCGACGCGGAGTCGGTTCGCGTCGGATCGAGACGGCTCGGGCTTCGAAACGACGCCGGGACGACGCACGCGACGTTCGCGTTCGGGCCGGTGACGCCCGCGGTGGGGACGCCCGGGCTGCGGGCGATCCTCCATGGTGCCCCGCCGGGGTCCCGGTTCGACTCCGGCGAGGCGCTCTGTGCAACCGGGCGCGACGCGCGGCAGCGGGCGCCCAGATGGCGACCGATCGACCGCCCGCTGATCGTCCGACACGTCGTGTGGGAGGGGTGTGATGTCACGCTCGTCGGCTAA
- a CDS encoding DUF7123 family protein — protein MSTTTAGTDLNEKQRRILGYLREHAATKTYFKSRLIAGELGMTAKEVGANMTAIRTGEFDVDVEKWGYSSGTTWKVDVQGS, from the coding sequence ATGAGCACGACCACTGCGGGCACCGACCTCAACGAGAAACAGCGACGCATCCTCGGCTACCTCCGTGAACACGCGGCCACGAAGACGTACTTCAAGTCCCGACTCATCGCGGGGGAACTCGGCATGACCGCCAAAGAGGTCGGGGCAAACATGACCGCGATTCGCACCGGCGAGTTCGACGTTGACGTGGAGAAATGGGGCTACTCCTCGGGGACGACCTGGAAAGTCGACGTTCAGGGGTCGTAA
- a CDS encoding ATPase, T2SS/T4P/T4SS family produces the protein MRLLERAWTDGADTDDGCRCEPTFRTPAGRATEGNPALVLDAEDCPGGGNLAAEPPCRATAVGALAERDADAVRVRRDGRERVYDDGAVGLLVAAGRFAARVAVHDEALAERARRDPLGAARAATGRTGPVAKLAASSGLAAGADRAGSEYETALSSTVGLAVSNSRLVERPPAGASLVERRELDTGATVRRYRTERGGYYLLDPLGSRLDDVEVRALSAAYERLASGGADGGRPVTHAVRAADAVAGDAAVSVESVERVLRKHTRGHGVLDDLFADPAVSEVVASAPVSDGPVRIVVDGERLPTNVHLTRRGVAALASRFRRESGRGFSRANPTLDATTEGPFGETVRVAGVTDPASDGTGFVFRAHETDAWTLPALVANGTLPADAAALCSLAVERAAAGLIAGPRGAGKTTLCGALLWELPPSARTVVVEDTPELPVAALRDAGRDAQAVRTEADDGPALSATEALRTALRLGDGALVVGEVRGEEATTLYEAMRVGAASNAVLGTIHGDGAQSVLERVVTDLGVPASSFAATDLLVTLSAGERRRVAGIEEVRCADGEVAFESLFERSPDGTEPTGTVERGNSHLVASLARPDESYADVLAALDDRETVLSELAESERTAAAEVDAAHRRRVTE, from the coding sequence ATGCGACTGCTGGAGCGAGCGTGGACGGACGGGGCGGACACCGACGACGGGTGTCGCTGTGAGCCGACGTTTCGAACGCCGGCCGGGAGAGCGACCGAAGGGAACCCGGCGCTCGTCCTCGATGCCGAGGACTGTCCGGGTGGGGGTAACCTCGCCGCCGAACCGCCCTGTCGCGCCACGGCCGTCGGCGCCCTCGCGGAACGTGACGCCGACGCGGTTCGCGTCCGCCGTGACGGGCGCGAACGCGTCTACGACGACGGCGCCGTTGGACTGCTGGTCGCAGCCGGCCGGTTCGCCGCCCGCGTCGCCGTCCACGACGAGGCGCTCGCGGAACGAGCACGGCGTGATCCGCTCGGCGCCGCCCGCGCGGCGACCGGCCGCACCGGACCGGTCGCGAAGCTAGCGGCCAGTTCGGGGTTGGCCGCCGGCGCCGACCGGGCCGGCAGCGAGTACGAGACGGCGCTGTCGTCGACCGTCGGGCTGGCGGTATCGAACTCGCGATTGGTCGAGCGACCGCCAGCGGGGGCGTCGCTGGTCGAGCGGCGCGAACTCGACACCGGCGCGACGGTGCGTCGCTACCGGACCGAGCGCGGCGGCTACTACCTGCTCGACCCGCTCGGCTCACGGCTGGACGACGTCGAGGTGCGTGCCCTGTCGGCCGCTTACGAGCGGTTAGCGTCCGGCGGCGCCGACGGTGGGCGGCCGGTCACCCACGCCGTCCGTGCCGCCGACGCCGTCGCCGGCGACGCGGCCGTCTCCGTCGAATCGGTCGAACGGGTCCTTCGCAAACACACCCGCGGCCACGGCGTCCTCGACGACCTGTTCGCCGACCCGGCGGTGTCGGAGGTAGTGGCGTCGGCACCGGTGAGCGACGGCCCGGTCCGGATCGTCGTCGACGGCGAGCGACTGCCGACGAACGTCCACCTGACCCGACGAGGGGTGGCGGCGCTCGCGTCCCGCTTCCGCCGGGAGAGCGGGCGGGGATTCTCCCGCGCGAACCCGACGCTCGACGCGACGACGGAGGGGCCGTTCGGCGAAACGGTTCGCGTCGCTGGCGTCACCGACCCCGCCAGCGACGGCACCGGATTCGTCTTCCGTGCTCACGAGACGGACGCGTGGACGCTCCCGGCGCTGGTGGCGAACGGGACGCTCCCGGCCGACGCGGCAGCGCTCTGCTCGCTGGCTGTCGAACGCGCCGCCGCAGGGTTGATCGCCGGGCCACGTGGCGCGGGGAAGACGACGCTCTGTGGGGCGCTCCTGTGGGAGCTCCCGCCGTCGGCCCGGACCGTCGTCGTGGAGGATACGCCCGAACTCCCGGTCGCGGCGCTCCGCGACGCCGGACGGGACGCCCAAGCCGTCAGAACCGAAGCCGACGACGGCCCGGCGCTCTCGGCGACGGAGGCGTTGCGCACGGCGCTCCGACTCGGCGACGGCGCGCTGGTCGTCGGCGAGGTCAGGGGTGAGGAGGCGACGACGCTCTACGAGGCGATGCGGGTCGGCGCGGCGTCGAACGCCGTCCTCGGGACGATTCACGGCGACGGCGCCCAGTCGGTCCTCGAACGCGTCGTGACTGATCTCGGCGTGCCGGCGTCGTCGTTCGCGGCGACCGACCTGCTCGTCACCCTCTCGGCGGGCGAGCGGCGACGGGTGGCCGGTATCGAGGAGGTCCGCTGCGCCGACGGCGAGGTGGCGTTCGAGTCGCTGTTCGAACGCAGCCCCGACGGCACGGAGCCGACGGGTACCGTCGAGCGTGGGAACAGCCACCTCGTGGCGTCGCTCGCTCGCCCCGACGAGTCGTACGCGGACGTGTTGGCTGCGCTCGACGACCGCGAGACCGTGCTGTCGGAGCTCGCCGAAAGCGAGCGGACGGCCGCCGCAGAGGTCGACGCGGCACACCGGCGGCGGGTGACGGAATGA
- a CDS encoding winged helix-turn-helix transcriptional regulator → MPSGDRRVDAEKRATLRRFAALGAATPLAGLSAGEAEAKTDGTDARDAILGYVNATPGAHFSKLRDDLKLGTGETQHHLRRLLDEGHASDASVSPSDHRSDGGALVSRRDGDYRRFFVADRFSTFEQVALGYLRRETPRRMLMTLLRHPDATGSEIAGALDVSRATVSTYASQLDAAGLLDRTDGYAVSRPETVITLLVRYADSFDAETRAFAADADSLVRYDP, encoded by the coding sequence ATGCCGAGTGGGGACCGGCGGGTCGACGCCGAGAAGCGAGCGACGCTACGACGGTTTGCCGCGCTGGGAGCGGCGACGCCGCTCGCCGGCCTGAGCGCCGGCGAGGCGGAGGCGAAGACCGACGGCACCGACGCCCGCGACGCCATCCTCGGCTACGTGAACGCGACGCCCGGCGCCCACTTCTCGAAACTCCGCGACGACCTGAAACTCGGGACCGGCGAAACCCAACACCACCTGCGTCGCCTGCTCGACGAGGGTCACGCGAGCGACGCGAGCGTGAGCCCGTCGGACCACCGGTCCGACGGTGGGGCACTCGTCTCGCGACGCGACGGCGACTACCGGCGTTTCTTCGTCGCCGATCGCTTCTCGACGTTCGAGCAGGTGGCGTTGGGCTACCTGCGTCGCGAGACGCCGCGGAGAATGTTGATGACGCTCCTTCGTCACCCGGACGCGACGGGCAGCGAGATAGCGGGCGCCCTCGACGTGTCGCGGGCGACGGTGAGCACGTACGCCTCGCAACTCGACGCTGCGGGGCTACTCGACCGGACGGACGGCTACGCCGTCTCGCGCCCGGAGACGGTGATCACGCTGTTGGTCCGCTACGCCGACTCCTTCGACGCCGAGACGCGGGCGTTCGCGGCCGACGCCGACTCGCTCGTTCGTTACGACCCCTGA
- a CDS encoding tubulin/FtsZ family protein gives MKSVLIGVGQAGGKVTAALSDFDTRNGFGAVVGSLAVNSARSDLQSLPLDTVLIGGAEVNGHGVGGDNELGTRVMRNDLQEVVGAIDGRTTAEAEAIFVVAGLGGGTGSGGAPYLVGELQEIYDRPVYGLGILPGRDEGSLYQVNAGRSLKTLRREADATLLVDNDAWRSSGESLESGYEAINERIARRVGLLLAAGEATRGVGESVVDSSEVVNTLRGGGVATLGYASADASSAAAANANVVTSTTRRAVRSGLSLPETTTAERGLLVVAGRPDAISRKGVERARSWLETEVDTMEVRGGDFPTRDDRLAAIVLLGGVARSDRLEGFLERARQAARAEKQREEEDDDAGLTDDRIDGLL, from the coding sequence ATGAAGTCCGTCCTGATTGGCGTCGGGCAGGCCGGCGGCAAGGTCACCGCCGCGCTGTCCGATTTCGACACGCGCAACGGCTTCGGTGCCGTCGTCGGGTCGCTCGCGGTCAACAGCGCCCGCTCGGATCTGCAGTCCCTCCCTCTCGACACCGTCCTCATCGGCGGCGCCGAGGTGAACGGCCACGGCGTCGGCGGCGACAACGAACTCGGCACGCGGGTAATGCGAAACGACCTGCAGGAAGTGGTGGGTGCCATCGACGGCCGAACGACTGCGGAGGCCGAGGCGATATTCGTCGTCGCCGGCCTCGGCGGCGGCACTGGAAGCGGCGGCGCGCCGTATCTCGTGGGCGAACTGCAGGAGATATACGACCGCCCCGTCTACGGGCTGGGCATCCTGCCCGGCCGCGACGAGGGGTCGCTCTACCAGGTGAACGCCGGGCGGTCGTTGAAGACGCTGCGCCGCGAGGCCGACGCCACCCTCCTCGTCGACAACGACGCCTGGCGGTCGTCGGGCGAGAGCCTCGAATCCGGCTACGAGGCGATCAACGAACGCATCGCCCGGCGGGTCGGCCTCCTACTTGCCGCCGGCGAGGCGACACGGGGCGTCGGGGAGTCCGTCGTCGACAGCTCCGAGGTGGTCAACACGCTCCGTGGGGGCGGCGTCGCGACGCTCGGCTACGCCTCGGCCGACGCTTCGTCGGCCGCCGCCGCGAACGCCAACGTGGTCACGAGTACGACCCGCCGGGCGGTGCGCTCGGGGTTGAGTCTCCCCGAGACGACGACTGCGGAACGGGGGCTGTTGGTCGTCGCCGGGCGCCCGGACGCCATCTCACGGAAGGGCGTCGAACGCGCCCGCTCGTGGCTGGAGACGGAAGTCGATACCATGGAGGTGCGCGGCGGGGACTTCCCGACCCGCGACGACCGCCTCGCCGCCATAGTTCTCCTCGGCGGCGTCGCTCGCTCCGACCGCCTCGAAGGCTTCCTCGAACGCGCGCGACAGGCGGCGCGCGCGGAAAAACAACGGGAAGAGGAAGACGACGACGCGGGACTCACCGACGACCGGATCGACGGTCTCCTGTGA
- a CDS encoding SPFH domain-containing protein yields MSPVVLQLIPSLGPLLVGLLVLLLAIVTVYQMVEIVDAYEKKALTVFGEYRRLLEPGITFIPPFVSRTYAFDMRTQTLDVPRQEAITRDNSPVTADAVVYIKVMDARKAFLEVDNYKMAVSNLAQTTLRAVLGDMELDDTLNKRQEINARIRKELDEPTDEWGVRVESVEVREVNPSKDVQQAMEQQTSAERRRRAMILEAQGERRSAVETAQGEKQSNIIRAQGEKQSQILEAQGDSISTVLRAKSAESMGERAVIDKGMETLERIGQGESTTFVLPQELTSLVGRYGKQLTGSDVQDQQGLDSLDFDAETRELIGLDDIEEILGQIDEAAEMDIEELEQEAEAIKSGAGTDIKSADEVVQEADEGADFTGEEPEPEPEPEPETE; encoded by the coding sequence ATGTCCCCCGTCGTACTGCAGTTGATACCGAGCCTCGGACCGCTCCTCGTCGGGCTGCTCGTCCTGCTGCTCGCCATCGTCACGGTGTACCAGATGGTCGAGATCGTCGACGCCTACGAGAAGAAAGCCCTCACCGTCTTCGGCGAGTACCGCCGCCTACTCGAACCGGGCATCACGTTCATCCCGCCGTTCGTCTCGCGGACGTACGCCTTCGACATGCGGACACAGACGCTCGACGTGCCGCGCCAGGAGGCGATCACGCGCGACAACTCTCCGGTGACGGCCGACGCCGTCGTCTACATCAAGGTGATGGACGCCCGCAAGGCGTTCCTCGAAGTGGACAACTACAAGATGGCGGTGTCGAACCTCGCCCAGACGACTCTCAGGGCTGTTCTCGGCGACATGGAACTCGACGACACGCTGAACAAGCGCCAAGAGATCAACGCCCGCATCCGGAAGGAACTCGACGAGCCGACCGACGAGTGGGGCGTCCGCGTCGAGTCGGTCGAGGTCCGGGAAGTCAACCCCTCGAAGGACGTCCAGCAGGCGATGGAGCAACAGACCTCCGCGGAGCGTCGCCGCCGGGCGATGATCCTGGAGGCGCAGGGTGAACGGCGGAGCGCCGTCGAGACGGCCCAAGGGGAGAAGCAGTCCAACATCATCCGCGCCCAGGGTGAGAAACAGAGCCAGATCCTCGAAGCGCAGGGTGACTCTATTTCGACGGTGCTCCGCGCGAAGTCCGCCGAGTCGATGGGCGAACGCGCGGTCATCGACAAGGGGATGGAGACGTTGGAACGCATCGGCCAGGGCGAGTCGACGACGTTCGTCCTCCCACAGGAACTCACGTCGCTCGTCGGCCGGTACGGCAAGCAGTTGACCGGGAGCGACGTGCAGGACCAGCAGGGACTCGACTCGCTTGACTTCGACGCGGAGACCCGCGAGTTGATCGGCCTCGACGATATCGAGGAGATCCTCGGTCAGATCGACGAGGCGGCCGAGATGGACATCGAGGAGCTCGAACAGGAGGCCGAGGCGATCAAGTCGGGGGCGGGGACGGACATCAAAAGCGCCGACGAGGTGGTGCAGGAGGCCGACGAGGGGGCGGACTTCACGGGCGAGGAACCCGAACCCGAACCCGAACCCGAGCCGGAGACGGAGTAG
- a CDS encoding DUF7311 family protein yields MIRVVLAVLLTVALLAAVTPAIDEGRERRTAIHLDRAVDRIDRAARSLRAHEDPTAPSVAGARRLVSVRLPERSWTAMSARLWIDGEHDRIGYRLDGRRTRRMRLRGIDLRTPDGRIVVDGGSRRRLELSLVRDDGVGVVVGGGGGGGGGGGG; encoded by the coding sequence GTGATCCGGGTCGTCCTCGCCGTCCTGTTGACCGTCGCGTTGCTGGCGGCGGTGACCCCAGCCATCGACGAGGGCCGGGAGCGGCGAACGGCGATCCATCTCGACCGCGCCGTCGACCGGATCGACCGCGCGGCGCGGTCGCTTCGCGCACACGAGGACCCGACGGCGCCAAGCGTGGCGGGCGCGCGCCGGCTCGTCAGCGTCCGCCTCCCGGAGCGGTCGTGGACGGCCATGAGCGCTCGTCTGTGGATCGACGGCGAACACGACCGGATCGGTTACCGCCTCGACGGCCGGCGCACGCGCCGGATGCGACTCCGGGGGATCGACCTTCGAACGCCGGACGGCCGCATCGTCGTCGACGGCGGATCCCGACGGCGTCTCGAACTCTCGCTCGTCCGCGACGACGGGGTCGGTGTCGTCGTCGGAGGTGGAGGTGGAGGTGGAGGTGGAGGTGGAGGTTGA